A genomic stretch from Aedes albopictus strain Foshan chromosome 2, AalbF5, whole genome shotgun sequence includes:
- the LOC109411757 gene encoding uncharacterized protein LOC109411757, with protein sequence MPPKRTKATKSSNKARSCDLMGDQKRRCSALTDSANRLNQAEMDTKLQNLLADSQLDAGLFFVSVGTASTTNTPGFDSQDPLGSLEENSPDLALDPALDENTPELQFEKNQPIPMDLSMHDSSVLEADLEATGKSTPLKSLLLPMEVDDDLDDVPLVHLIPSSGTTKFPKIIKSYVQPPEKLLQSPARSPVREVDQQESQQPSPNSTSAPKPSENVAKDIATADQRDLHDEHSQKDLSAAPSVTAAQSLEENSSDPETDWKKKFEKADAENRELIEKLKKFRKKITLLEEEKAAADDAVLRFSKKLLAIEDQQKIPMVSVNHSYYSKTITVKLTSCPAQTLAFYLNIHALTPAGTIHHER encoded by the exons ATGCCGCCGAAACGGACCAAAGCCACCAAATCATCGAACAAAGCGA GAAGCTGTGACTTGATGGGAGACCAAAAAAGGCGCTGCTCAGCGCTGACGGATTCAGCAAACCGGTTGAACCAGGCAGAAATGGATACAAAG ttgcaGAATCTTCTTGCGGATTCGCAGTTGGATGCCGGTCTGTTCTTTGTGTCTGTTGGCACTGCCTCTACAACAAACACACCCGGGTTTGATTCTCAAGATCCGCTGGGATCATTGGAAGAAAACAGCCCGGATCTAGCACTGGACCCTGCACTGGACGAGAATACACCCGAGCTACAGTTCGAGAAAAACCAACCAATACCCATGGACCTGAGCATGCACGACTCCAGTGTATTGGAAGCAGACTTGGAAGCTACCGGTAAATCAACACCCCTAAAATCTTTGCTTCTTCCGATGGAGGTGGACGATGACCTTGATGATGTTCCACTGGTACACCTTATTCCGTCGAGTGGCACTACTAAGTTTCCCAAGATCATTAAGTCCTACGTACAACCGCCGGAAAAACTACTTCAGTCGCCTGCAAGGTCGCCTGTTCGTGAAGTGGATCAACAAGAGAGTCAACAGCCAAGCCCAAATTCAACATCAGCTCCGAAGCCTTCGGAAAACGTCGCCAAGGACATCGCAACTGCAGATCAACGGGACTTGCATGATGAACACTCACAGAAGGACTTGTCGGCCGCGCCATCGGTTACTGCAGCGCAATCGTTGGAAGAAAACTCATCAGATCCTGAAACTGACTGGAAAAAGAAATTCGAAAAAGCAGATGCCGAAAATAGAGAGCTAATCGAAAAGCTgaagaaatttcgtaaaaaaataacGTTGCTTGAAGAGGAAAAAGCGGCTGCAGACGATGCTGTGCTGAGGTTTTCAAAAAAACTTCTTGCTATTGAAGACCAACAAAAAATCCCAATGGTAAGTGTGAATCATTCATATTATAGTAAAACAATCACTGTCAAACTGACCTCATGCCCAGCCCAAACCCTTGCTTTTTATTTGAATATACATGCATTAACTCCTGCAGGCACGATTCACCACGAACGCTGA